Within the Mucilaginibacter sp. CSA2-8R genome, the region CAGCCTCTGTCTTACAGCGTTAAAAATAAAACCATTGTACTGCAGCGTAAAGAAATAACTATGCTGCCAGCATTGCCCGAGGCTCGGGACGTAAAGATTACCGGTACGGTAACCGACGAAACCAACCAGCCTGTTCCGGGGGTGACGGTAAAGGTGCTTAACTCAAACGCCGCTACCCAAACCGATGTACAGGGTAAGTATAGCATTAATGCCCCCGACGCAAACGCTACGCTGCAATTCTCGGCCGTAGGGTTTGCTACGCAGCAAGTAAAATCCGCCGGTACCACCTTAAATGTTACGATGAAGGCTGTACCTAACTCACTGAGCGAGGTAGTAGTAATTGGTTATGGTGCCCAGCGTAAAGGAGATGTAACCAGTGCCGTGGCTACCGTTAAATCAGAAAACTTCGTAACCGGCCCGGTTACCGATGCTGCCGCGCTGTTAAGAGGCAAGGTGGCTGGTTTAAACATCTCTAGCCCATCCGGCGACCCTAATGCCCAGTCGCAAATCTTATTACGTGGTACCAATACTATTAACGGTGCCAACACCAGTGTGCTGGTAATTATTGACGGTATTCCGGGAGATTTGCTAACGGTTTCGCCTGAGGATATTGCCGAAATTTCGGTACTTAAAGACGGATCTTCGGCCGCTATTTATGGCGTTAGAGGTTCTAACGGTGTAATTATCGTAACCACCAAATCGGGCAAAGGCCGGTCGGGTGCACACATTGATTACAGCGGCAACGTAAGTGTTGGTCAGATTACCCGCCGCCCTAAGCTTTTGACAGCGCAAGACTATCGCGACCAGATTGCCTCCGGAACGCGTGATGCATCGTATGATAAAGGGGCATCTACCAACTGGCTGGATGCTATCCTGAAAAAAGCACCGGTGTCTACCCTACAAAATGTAAGTTTAAGCGGTGGTAATGCCCAAACCAATTATACGGCTTCGGTTAACTATCGCTTTTTAAATGGTATGTTCTTACGGTCAAACCACGCACAGTTTACCGGCCGTGCAGACATCAACCATTCTATGCTCGACGGTAAGCTTAAGTTTAATTTTGGTATGATACAGACCAATTTTAACAGCTTAGGTTTTAATACCTACGATTACCGCCAGGCCCTGCGCATGAACCCCACTGCACCTGTAGTAATGCCTGATGGTTCTTACTACCAGGAGCCAAATAACTTTGAGTACCAAAACCCGGTATCTGATGCTTACAACACCGATGCTCCTAACAGCGCATTTAGCAGCAGGTACAATACTACTATATCTTTCTTGCCAGTTAAAGGTTTACGAATAGCAGCAACAGGTTCTTATACCAAAGCGGGATATCAAAATCTTTCTTACCAAAACCAACAAAACATTTCTACCCTGCGCGACCAGCAATTTGGTATAGCCAATGTTAACCAGGGACAAAGCATAAGCCGCTTCCTGAACTTATCAGCAGAGTATACCCGTTCTTTCCGCGATCATCGTTTTACTGCACTTGGCGGTTATGAATACCAGGATTACGACAGTTTTGGTTCTTCAATCGCTAATCACGGCTTTCCTACTGATATCTTTGGCTATAACCAGATTCAGTTAGGTACGGCTCAAAAAGTTGGTCAGGATGTGATCAATAGCGGCAGAACACAAACTAACCTGATCAGCTACTTTGCACGCGGTACCTACAGCTATAAAGAAAAATACCTGTTGCTGGCCAGCTTGCGTATTGACGGTGCCAGTCAGCTTTATGGTGCCAATAAACCTTACGGTAAGTTTCCTTCTGTACAAGCAGGCTGGCGTATCACCAACGAAAACTTCATGAAAAATCAGACCTTGTTTGATGATTTGAAGTTGCGTGCAGGTTACGGTGTTACCGGTAATCAGCCCTCTCAGGGATTTTTGGCGGTAGGCTTGTTAGGCTATGACCGTTACGTGCTGTACAACGGCCAATGGATACAGACTATAACGCCAAGCCAAAATGCTAATCCGGCATTGCGCTGGGAAGAAAAGCACGAAACCAACGTTGGTTTAGACTTCAGCATGCTTAAGAACCGGATTTACGGTACTGTCGATTTGTACAACAGGCGCATCACAGGCTTGCTGTATAATTACCAAGTACCCAGCCCACCCAACCTGTACCCTACTACCCAGGCTAACGTAGGCACCATGAACAACAAAGGTATTGAGGTGTCTCTTAACTTTGTAGCTGTTAAAACCAAAGATTTTAACTGGACAAGCACCATTAATTTCTCAACCAATACCAATAAACTCGTAAGCTTATCTAACGACCTTTACCAGGCAACGCTGCCTTATTTTACCGCGGGGGGCACTGGTCCGCCGGCAACCACCTTTACCCACATTGTACAAGTTGGCAAAAATATAGGCGATTTTTACGCTTTCAAGGTAGTGGGCGTAACTAACGATGGCTTCTGGATATACCAGGAACCTAATGGTACTACCGTGCCTTACAACCAATTTAAACACTCATTTGAAGACAAGCAAGTGGTTGGTAATGGTTTACCTAAGTATTATGCGGGCTGGAACAACACTATCAATTACAAAAACTTTGACTTTAGTGTAACCATGCGTGGCGCCTTCCACTTCCAAATTGCCAACTTGCAACGGGCTGATTTTGAGTTGCCGGGCATCATGAACTATAACCGTTTTGCCACTGCTTATGATAAAGTTTTTGGTACAGCAGTATTAAATAAAAACGTAGCACAGGAGTTTAATAGCTACTACATCGAAAACGGTGATTTTTGGAAGATTGACAACATCAACATCGGTTATACCCTTAAAAACCTGCGTTCTAAATACATCCATAATCCCAGAATTGCTTTTTCAACCCTCAACACCTTTATCATTACCAAATATAAAGGCAATGACCCCGAAGTTAGCACGGCTGGCTTAACACCCGGGGTAGATTACCGCGATGTTTACCCGTCGCAGCGAACTTATAACCTTAGTATATCAGCAAGTTTCTAAAGGATCCACCATTAAGAAAATTGAAATGAAAAAAGTATATTTTTTTAGCACGATTATCCTCATCCTGGTGGTGGGATACTCATGTACTAAACTGAACGACAATAACTACAACACCATAGTATCCAGCCAATTTAATCCCACGCCCAGTGATGTAGCTGCGCTGGTAGGCGTACCGTACACCACATGGCGTAAACTGGAACTGGGCCGCAGTGCCAACGCCATTTGGCGTACTAATGAGCTGGCTGGTGACGAAACAGTAATACCGGCGAGGCCAAATGGCTGGGTAGACGGTGGTATTTACCGCCGTATGCACGAGGCCAAATGGACGGCAGCTGATGACAACAGCAACGTAATTTGGACCAACGCATACCAAGGCATCACCAATTGTAACAGGTTGCTGTACCAGTTAGATAACAATCTTATTCCGGTTACCACTGGTAAAGAAAACCTGGTTGCAGAGCTTAAAGTATTGCGTGCATCGTTCTATTATGCACTATGTGACTTTTTTGGCAATGTGCCTATCATTACAAAGTTTGATGTGCCATCAGGCTTTTTGCCCGACCAAAGCACGCGCACAGATGTATATAATTTTATCGTTAGCGAAATTACAACCAACTTACCGTTGCTGAGCACCAATAATGATGGCACCACCTACGGCCGTTTTAACAAATGGGCAGCACTGGCACTGTTAGCTAAAGTATACCAAAACGCACAGGTATACACCGGCACTGCCCGTTGGACCGAATGTATTGCCGCCTGCGACCAGATCATACAGTCTGGCTTATACAACCTGGAATCGGTGCAGGCCAATGTGTTTGCTACCAATAATGCCGGTTCAAAAGAGATTGTATTTGCCATACCTTTTGACAATCTGTATACATCTGATGGTGAAACTGCCTGGACCCTGCACATGGAAACTTTGCAGCCCGAAAATCAGGCTACCTACAATTTCCAAAACACACCATGGGGAGGCATTTGTGCTGAGCCGCAGTTTATCAACACTTTTGACCCGGACGACAATCGATTGAAAAGCAATTGGATACAAGGACAACAGTTTACTGCCAGCGGTGCTGTTTTAATGGGAACGATGGATAAATTTAGCGGTAAGCCGTTAGCCTATGTTAACGATTTGCCAGGCGTAGATTCATCACAGGAAATACATGGCTACCGCCTGGGTAAATACCAGATACAGACTGGCGAGTTGGTAGGCATGAGCAATGATTTTCCACTATTTAGATACGCCGATGTGCTGATGATGAAAGCTGAAGCCGCTTTACGCAATGGCGATGGCAACACGGCAGCTACGCTGGTTACACAGGTGCGTCAGCGCAACTTTGTTAGTACACCGGCTAAGGCAGCCGTTACCGGAGCACAGTTGGCCGGACCAACAAAGTACGATTACGGCTTAAGAAACCACAATACCACTACACACGAATCTGTTTCCGATATTCAATACGGTCGCTTTTTGGACGAATTGGGCTGGGAATTTGCACAAGAGGGACGCCGCCGGCAGGACATGATCAGGTTTGGCTGTTTAACTACCAAATCTTGGTTATCGCACTCGCCCAACGGCTCATACCGCACGCTGATGCCTATACCTACCAGCGCTTTGCAAACTAACTCTAAGTTGAAGCAAAACCCGGGCTATTAATTTATTTATTCCAATCATTCGTACCACCGCAAAACAACAGCTATAGTTTTGCGGTGGTTTAATAACATACTGCTTATTGATACAATATTTACCAAATAACCACTTACATTCTACATGGCATCCCCGCATCTCAGCAAGTCTAAAAAAACGGTATTCAGGCTAATCGCTTTTATAGTACCGTTTGCCCTTTTAGCTTTGTTAGAGGGTGCTTTACGTTTAACCGGATACGGGCATGATACCTCACTATTTGTACCCTTACCGAATGATGTATCTAAAATGGTGATGAACCGCTATGCATCCGAGCGTTATTTTTCTGACACGGTTAACGCTACGAAAGGATATTACGAGCCCTTTAATAAACAAAAGCTACCGGGCACCTTGCGGCTGTTTGTTTTAGGCGAATCCACCGCTGCAGGCTATCCTTATTTTCATAACGGCTCGTTTCATCGTTGGTTGCAATACCGCTTAAACCACGAGTTGCCATCGCAGCGGGTAGAGGTCGTTAACCTAAGTTTAACGGCCGTAAACTCGTACACCGTACTCGATTTTGCCAAACAGCTTACCCCCTTTCAGCCTGATGCGGTGATGATTTATGTTGGCCACAACGAGTATTATGGCGCTCTTGGCGTAGCCTCTACCAGCCGGATAGGCAGCAACCCCACCATGATTGCCATGCTGCTCAAGCTCCGCAGATTGCGCTTGGTGCAGTTGATAGACAATTGGCTTTACCGCCTCAAAACAGGCAGCGGCAAACCGACCGATAACCGCGAAAACCTGATGAAACGCATGGCGGCTAAACAGTCCATTGCCCAAAACAGCGCCGATTACCAGGCAGGTATCCGCCAGTTTGATAACAACATGACCGCGTTGAGCCGTCTTTTTGCACAAAACAAAATCCCTGTCTTTATCAGTACGCTGGTGAGTAACCAAAAGGACTTAAAACCCTTTATCAGCGCAGGCACTGGCAGTGCATCGGCCAATGCTGCGTTTGCCGCAGCCGAACGCGCCTACAACGCCGGGCAATTTGATTTGGCCCGCAAAGAATACATTGCCGCCAAAGAACGCGATGAGCTCCGTTTCCGGGCACCGGAGGCCATAGATCAGATTATCCGTAAACTGGCCCAGAGCAATCCATACCTGCACCTGGTAGATGTGCGTACCGCTTTTGAGCAGGCTTCGCCCCACGCTATTTTAGGGCACGAAACCCTTTTAGAGCATGTACACCCCAACCTTTATGGTTACGCTTTAATGGCCGATGCGTTTTATCGGTCGCTTAAACAATATCACATTATAAAGCCGCAACCTCAAAACGAAATGACCTTTGCACAGCTGTGGCATCAAATGCCGGTTACCCAGGTTGATTCGCTGTTTGGCGCTTACCAGGTAATGATGTTGAAAGCCGGCTGGCCGTTTAACCAGCCTATACCGGCCGGTTACCAACGGGAGCAAACCGTTGCCGCGCAAATTGCCGGACCACTATCGGTAGGGAATATTACCTGGAACCAGGCCAACGATGCCCTCTTTAAAAACGGCATGGCCACCGGCGACAAGAAAACCGCATTGAAAGCAACCGAAGCAGCTTTGCTCGAAAATCCGGAAAATAACCAGTACTATTTATATGCTGCCAGGCTGAATTTTGACTTGGGTAACTACCCCGAATCGGAGTTTCACTTTACGCAGGCTAACCGCTTATTCCCGTCGTTCGAAAGTGCGCAAAACCTGTTTCTGTTCTACATTAAAGCCGACCAGCCTCAAAAAGCCCTGGCGACCCTTGATGAAGTGATAGAAAAAAACACCACCACACGCAACTTTGAGCCTTACCGCTCTATGTTAACCGGCATTGTGAGTAACCAGCAAAAGATAAATCAGCCCGGTGCACGCATGGCCATTGCCAATGATTACGCAAAAATGGGCGAACCCGGTCTGGCCGAAAAATACCGCAAACCATGAAAGCACCATTGAAAGAAAACCGGGACCTTGGTTTGCTGGTTGGAGCAGCGTTTATGGTAATAGCCCTTTACAAATGGCACAAGCACTCGTTGGCCATGCCATGGTTTGCCGCTATAAGTGGTGTATTAATATTTTCGGCATTGATAGTGCCGCAATGGCTCACATGGCCACGCAAAGGCTGGGAAGCCTTGGGCAAAGCGCTGGGTTACATCAATACACTGGTACTATTAACGCTGGTTTATGTAGTGATTGTAACGCCGTTTGGCCTGATAAGCCGGCTACTGGGCAACGACCCGCTCAAATTAAAAACAGGCCCAACTGCCGATAATTACTGGAAAATGATTGATAACGACCAGACACAGCTGGAACAACAATTTTAATGCTATGGGTATTTTAAGCGAATTTTGGATTTTTATGAAAACGCGTAAGCGCTACTGGCTATGGCCTTTTGTGCTTGTGGTACTGCTGCTTAGTCTTTTTTTGTTTGTGGCGCAAAGCACCGCCTTATCCACCTTTATTTACGCTTTGTTTTAGGCCAATGTACATCCTGGGTATATCCAGCTTTTATCATGACAGTGCTGCCTGCATCCTTAAAGATGGCATATTGATGGCCGCTGCCCAGGAAGAGCGTTTTACCCGCATTAAAAACGATGCGGCCTTTCCTGAAAAGGCCATCAAATACTGCCTCGATTACTGCAACATTACCCTGAAAGAAGTACAGCACATTGTTTTTTATGAGAAGCCCTTTCTAAAATTTGAACGGCTGGTAGAAACATTTTTTGCATTTGCTCCACGAGGATTAACCGCCTACCTGAAAGCCCTGCCCATTTGGGTGAAACACAAGCTTTTTTTAAAACGGGTAATAACTAAGGCACTAAAAAAAATAACACCCGACTGGGTGCCCGGCGCCAACACGCTGCTGTTTACCACCCATCACCAGTCGCATGCGGCTTCGGCATTCTTTCCATCACCTTTTGAGGAGGCGCTGGTTTTAACGCTGGATGGTGTTGGCGAGTGGGCAACCACCTCGGTAGCCGTTGGCTCGGGTAAACAGTTAAAAATGGTTCGGGAGATACGATTTCCGCATTCTATTGGGTTGCTTTATTCGGCTTTTACCTATTACCTGGGTTTTAAGGTAAATTGTGACGAATACAAGGTGATGGGCCTGGCACCCTATGGTAAACCGATATTTAAATTGCTTATTTATGAGCATTTGATAGATGTAAAACCTGATGGTTCTTTCAGGCTCAACATGCATTATTTTAATTATGCCACCGGCCTTACCATGACCGGGCGGCAATTTGACCAACTGCTTGGCCAGCCGCGCCGCAAACCGGCCGAAGCGCTCAGCCAGTTCCATATGGATGTGGCGGCATCCATTCAGCAGGTAACCGAAGAGATTATGCTTAAACTGGCGTTGGCCATGCACTCGGCCTATCCGCATCAGAACCTTTGCCTGGCTGGCGGGGTAGCCCTTAACTGCGTAGCCAATGGCCGTTTATTGCGCGAAGGTCCGTTCAAAAACATCTGGGTACAGCCCGCCGCCGGTGATGCAGGTGGTGCCTTAGGTGCAGCTTACTATACCTGGCACCAATACCACCAGCAACCCCGCCCGGCCAACAACACCACCGACCAAATGCAACAGGCCCTATTGGGGCCGGATTATACTCCTGATGACGTAAAACTGGCAATAGACAATGCCGGGCTTGAATACGTTACATTACCCGACGATGCTTTTTACACCGGGGTTGCCCGCCTTATTGCCGCCGGAAAGGTAGTAGGTTGGTTTAACGGACGGATGGAATTTGGCCCCCGAGCCCTTGGCGCCCGCAGCATCCTGGCCGATCCGCGCCATCCGGAAATGCAGTTGGTTTTAAACCAAAAAATTAAATTTCGCGAGTCGTTCAGGCCCTTTGCCCCTGCTGTGCTGTCTGATCATCAGCAAGAGTATTTCGACTTGGCCAAGCCGAGCCCTTATATGTTATTCACTGCCCCAGTAGCGGCTAAACAACGGGTTGATGCTAATGAAAGTACGTCCCAAACCGGCCTCGAAGCATTAAAGACTTTACGCAGTACCATGCCTGCCGTAACGCACGTTGATTATTCTGCACGTTTGCAAACGGTAACTCCGGAGCATACCGAATTTTACCGGCTCATTCAGGCTTTTTACCAGTTAACCGGCTGCCCGCTGTTAGTTAACACCTCCTTCAATGTAATGGACGAACCCATTGTTTGCTCTCCTGCCGATGCCATACGTTGTTTTTTGAGCTGTAACATGGATGTTCTGGCCTTCAAAAACATTGTTGTTTACAAACCGGATTCCCGACCTGACTATATTGTTCAAAATCATCAGCGATAACAGCATTATCTTTAAAAAAGCTGCATAAGGTTTATCTGCAAAACTTATTATAACGACATTTGTCGCTGTCAATTTGAATACAAACGTCATTATCTCCGAGAAGCTCCTTGATACTGATTGAGCACTTCTCAAACAAAATCCTGAAGTCAAAGACGCCTGTTTGATGTATCGCTTTTATTTCTTTACTTAGATAATAATATTCCTTTATCACTATGAACATATTTCGACCATCCATCAAGCTGGTGCTGCCCGCACTGATGCTGAATACCTTCTTTGTAAGCGCGCAGAAACTGCCTAACGTTCAAACTGCCAGCATATATGCGCCGACCGATATTAAAATTAACGGCAACACCAACGAATGGAACAATAAGTTTCAGGCGTATAACAAGGCGGTCGAAATATATTATACACTCTCTAATGATGATAAAAACCTTTACCTAACGGCCAAGGCCAAAGAGCGGGAGATTATTGACAAAATTATAAGAGGCGGCATTAGCCTAATTATCAGCCGGGAAAATGACAAGAAGAGTAAAAATACGCTTTCGGTAACTTATCCTGTACTTGAAGGCCCTGCTATGTGGGAAGTGGCCGATAAGTTTGCCCGGCAAAGCATCAATTATAAAAATAAAGAAACGCTCAACATCAACGATTTAAACACAGCGTTTGCCAAACGCGAAAAGCTGATCGGCGTTACCGGCGTAGCTGCCATCCCAGATTCGGCCATTTCGGTTTACAACAGCGACGGTATTAAAACAGCATTCCTGTTTGATGATAAATTGACTTATACTTACGAGTTAGCTGTGCCTATCAAATATTTAAACTTACCAGGCAACAGCGGAGGCAAGTTTAGTTATCAAATTAAAATTAACCCCGACCCAGGTTTCAAAAAGCCCATTGTTATTACCGCCAATATGCCGCCTCCACCCCCTCCGGTAATGGAAGGAACCCTGGCAACTACCGACTTTAAGGGGAGATATACCTTAGCGAAGAAACCTTGATTAGCATTATTTCCATACTCAGCAACCCATCAGCACCGAACAGGAGAATGACTATAAATAAATATCTTGTTCTGGATGTTTATTGAGAAGCTATTAACTAAGCTGCTTCTAATATAGCTATTGTAAACTAAAATCTTTGAGCTAATTGTAGGCTGGAACAATAACCGCCCTGCATAGCAAACTAACGTTAAGCATGCTCGCGTAAGTCGAACGGACGCAGTCAGTAAACAAAAAGGCCGCCCTGTCAATCACATTGAC harbors:
- a CDS encoding SusC/RagA family TonB-linked outer membrane protein: MKIYALKRHKGPAIARKILLIMKLTLILLVTVLMQISLAGRAQNVTYTAKSAPLSQVLAEIQHQTGYHFLYTDQMLADAHPVDVNVKNEPLKEALRQCFDGQPLSYSVKNKTIVLQRKEITMLPALPEARDVKITGTVTDETNQPVPGVTVKVLNSNAATQTDVQGKYSINAPDANATLQFSAVGFATQQVKSAGTTLNVTMKAVPNSLSEVVVIGYGAQRKGDVTSAVATVKSENFVTGPVTDAAALLRGKVAGLNISSPSGDPNAQSQILLRGTNTINGANTSVLVIIDGIPGDLLTVSPEDIAEISVLKDGSSAAIYGVRGSNGVIIVTTKSGKGRSGAHIDYSGNVSVGQITRRPKLLTAQDYRDQIASGTRDASYDKGASTNWLDAILKKAPVSTLQNVSLSGGNAQTNYTASVNYRFLNGMFLRSNHAQFTGRADINHSMLDGKLKFNFGMIQTNFNSLGFNTYDYRQALRMNPTAPVVMPDGSYYQEPNNFEYQNPVSDAYNTDAPNSAFSSRYNTTISFLPVKGLRIAATGSYTKAGYQNLSYQNQQNISTLRDQQFGIANVNQGQSISRFLNLSAEYTRSFRDHRFTALGGYEYQDYDSFGSSIANHGFPTDIFGYNQIQLGTAQKVGQDVINSGRTQTNLISYFARGTYSYKEKYLLLASLRIDGASQLYGANKPYGKFPSVQAGWRITNENFMKNQTLFDDLKLRAGYGVTGNQPSQGFLAVGLLGYDRYVLYNGQWIQTITPSQNANPALRWEEKHETNVGLDFSMLKNRIYGTVDLYNRRITGLLYNYQVPSPPNLYPTTQANVGTMNNKGIEVSLNFVAVKTKDFNWTSTINFSTNTNKLVSLSNDLYQATLPYFTAGGTGPPATTFTHIVQVGKNIGDFYAFKVVGVTNDGFWIYQEPNGTTVPYNQFKHSFEDKQVVGNGLPKYYAGWNNTINYKNFDFSVTMRGAFHFQIANLQRADFELPGIMNYNRFATAYDKVFGTAVLNKNVAQEFNSYYIENGDFWKIDNINIGYTLKNLRSKYIHNPRIAFSTLNTFIITKYKGNDPEVSTAGLTPGVDYRDVYPSQRTYNLSISASF
- a CDS encoding DUF5989 family protein, whose protein sequence is MKTRKRYWLWPFVLVVLLLSLFLFVAQSTALSTFIYALF
- a CDS encoding RagB/SusD family nutrient uptake outer membrane protein produces the protein MKKVYFFSTIILILVVGYSCTKLNDNNYNTIVSSQFNPTPSDVAALVGVPYTTWRKLELGRSANAIWRTNELAGDETVIPARPNGWVDGGIYRRMHEAKWTAADDNSNVIWTNAYQGITNCNRLLYQLDNNLIPVTTGKENLVAELKVLRASFYYALCDFFGNVPIITKFDVPSGFLPDQSTRTDVYNFIVSEITTNLPLLSTNNDGTTYGRFNKWAALALLAKVYQNAQVYTGTARWTECIAACDQIIQSGLYNLESVQANVFATNNAGSKEIVFAIPFDNLYTSDGETAWTLHMETLQPENQATYNFQNTPWGGICAEPQFINTFDPDDNRLKSNWIQGQQFTASGAVLMGTMDKFSGKPLAYVNDLPGVDSSQEIHGYRLGKYQIQTGELVGMSNDFPLFRYADVLMMKAEAALRNGDGNTAATLVTQVRQRNFVSTPAKAAVTGAQLAGPTKYDYGLRNHNTTTHESVSDIQYGRFLDELGWEFAQEGRRRQDMIRFGCLTTKSWLSHSPNGSYRTLMPIPTSALQTNSKLKQNPGY
- a CDS encoding carbamoyltransferase; this encodes MYILGISSFYHDSAACILKDGILMAAAQEERFTRIKNDAAFPEKAIKYCLDYCNITLKEVQHIVFYEKPFLKFERLVETFFAFAPRGLTAYLKALPIWVKHKLFLKRVITKALKKITPDWVPGANTLLFTTHHQSHAASAFFPSPFEEALVLTLDGVGEWATTSVAVGSGKQLKMVREIRFPHSIGLLYSAFTYYLGFKVNCDEYKVMGLAPYGKPIFKLLIYEHLIDVKPDGSFRLNMHYFNYATGLTMTGRQFDQLLGQPRRKPAEALSQFHMDVAASIQQVTEEIMLKLALAMHSAYPHQNLCLAGGVALNCVANGRLLREGPFKNIWVQPAAGDAGGALGAAYYTWHQYHQQPRPANNTTDQMQQALLGPDYTPDDVKLAIDNAGLEYVTLPDDAFYTGVARLIAAGKVVGWFNGRMEFGPRALGARSILADPRHPEMQLVLNQKIKFRESFRPFAPAVLSDHQQEYFDLAKPSPYMLFTAPVAAKQRVDANESTSQTGLEALKTLRSTMPAVTHVDYSARLQTVTPEHTEFYRLIQAFYQLTGCPLLVNTSFNVMDEPIVCSPADAIRCFLSCNMDVLAFKNIVVYKPDSRPDYIVQNHQR
- a CDS encoding SGNH/GDSL hydrolase family protein, translating into MASPHLSKSKKTVFRLIAFIVPFALLALLEGALRLTGYGHDTSLFVPLPNDVSKMVMNRYASERYFSDTVNATKGYYEPFNKQKLPGTLRLFVLGESTAAGYPYFHNGSFHRWLQYRLNHELPSQRVEVVNLSLTAVNSYTVLDFAKQLTPFQPDAVMIYVGHNEYYGALGVASTSRIGSNPTMIAMLLKLRRLRLVQLIDNWLYRLKTGSGKPTDNRENLMKRMAAKQSIAQNSADYQAGIRQFDNNMTALSRLFAQNKIPVFISTLVSNQKDLKPFISAGTGSASANAAFAAAERAYNAGQFDLARKEYIAAKERDELRFRAPEAIDQIIRKLAQSNPYLHLVDVRTAFEQASPHAILGHETLLEHVHPNLYGYALMADAFYRSLKQYHIIKPQPQNEMTFAQLWHQMPVTQVDSLFGAYQVMMLKAGWPFNQPIPAGYQREQTVAAQIAGPLSVGNITWNQANDALFKNGMATGDKKTALKATEAALLENPENNQYYLYAARLNFDLGNYPESEFHFTQANRLFPSFESAQNLFLFYIKADQPQKALATLDEVIEKNTTTRNFEPYRSMLTGIVSNQQKINQPGARMAIANDYAKMGEPGLAEKYRKP
- a CDS encoding SxtJ family membrane protein: MKAPLKENRDLGLLVGAAFMVIALYKWHKHSLAMPWFAAISGVLIFSALIVPQWLTWPRKGWEALGKALGYINTLVLLTLVYVVIVTPFGLISRLLGNDPLKLKTGPTADNYWKMIDNDQTQLEQQF